In Vitis vinifera cultivar Pinot Noir 40024 chromosome 4, ASM3070453v1, the genomic window cccaatcactttgttatgggtttctaaatgaaattatggaccatccatgttgaaatgtgggtctcggaatctgtcggatcggatgtaccaaatttaatgaaggatgtaccaaattttgtgaaggatgtaccaaattttgtgaatgatgtaccaagggtccaaaaatgcttttcgaagtggggatcgacccccaatcactttgttatgggtttctaaatgaaattatggaccatccatgttgaaatgtggGTCttggaatctgtcggatcggatgtaccaaatttaatgaaggatgtaccaaattttgtgaatgatgtaccaagtgTCCAAAAATGCTGTCCGAAGCGGGGATCGGCTGCAAATCACTTTTTTTGGGGTTTCCGAGTCgctccccacttcggaacgcattttaggacccttggtacatatttcacaaaatttggtacatccgatcctagtgattccgggaccctcttctgaccatggatgggccactatttcatttaaaaacccataacaaagtgatttggggccgatccccacttcgaaaagcatttttggacccttggtacatcattcacaaaatttggtacatccttcacaaaatttggtacatccttcattaaatttggtacatccgatccgacagattccgagacccacatttcaacatggatggtccataatttcatttagaaacccataacaaagtgattgggggtcgatccccacttcggaacgcattttcggacccttggtacatcattcacaaaatttggtacatgcgatcctagtgattccgggaccctcttctgaccatggatgggccacaatttcatttaaaaacccataacaaagtgatttggggccgatccccacttcgaaaagcatttttggacccttggtacatcattcacaaaatttggtacatccttcacaaaatttggtacatccttcattaaatttggtacatccgatccgacagattccgagacccacatttcaacatggatggtccataatttcatttagaaacccataacaaagtgattgggggtcgatccctacttcgaaaagcatttttggacccttggtacatcattcacaaaatttggtacatccttcacaaaatttggtacatccttcattaaatttggtacgtccgatccgacagattctgagacccccatttcaacatggaaggtccataatttctttaggaaacccataacaaagtgattgggggtcgatccccacttcggaacgcattttcggacccttggtacatccttcacaaaatttggtacatccgatcctagtgattccaggaccctcttctgaccatggatgggccacaatttcatttaaaaacccataacaaagtgatttggggccgatccccacttcgaaaagcatttttggacccttggtacatcattcacaaaatttggtacatccttcacaaaatttggtacatccttcattaaatttggtacatccgatccgacagattccgagacccacatttcaacatggatggtccataatttcatttagaaacccataacaaagtgattgggggtcgatccccactttgaaaagcatttttggacccttggtacatcattcacaaaatttggtacatccttcacaaaatttggtacatccttcattaaatttggtacatccgatccgacagattctgagacccccatttcaacatggaaggtccataatttctttaggaaacccataacaaagtgattgggggtcgatccccacttcggaacgcattttcggacccttggtacatccttcacaaaatttggtacatccgatcctagtgattccaggaccctcttctgaccatggatgggccacaatttcatttaaaaacccataacaaagtgatttggggccgatccccacttcgaaaagcatttttggacccttggtacatcattcacaaaatttggtacatccttcacaaaatttggtacatccttcattaaatttggtacatccgatccgacagattccgagacccacATTTCAACAtgaatggtccataatttcatttagaaacccataacaaagtgattgggggtcgatccccacttcggaacgcattttcggaccattggtacatcctttacaaaatttggtacatccttcattaaatttggtacatctgaccCTAGTCATTCCGGTACCCCCTTAGTGCCATGGATGGACCATAATTTAATTTGGCAACCCATAAgtgatttatttcaaaatttaaaaaatacttttattaaaacatattttattacattttaaataaaaagtaaattgatttatatcaaatatttgatttgaaatatgatttctaaaaatatattacaaatatgtggtgacaatttttcaattaacattcatgtatttaaataattaaaattattaatcatttatctaatcaaattaattttaagttataaaatattaggacttcatcatttttttttgtagcaAATTATGAGTAGAactatttttctaatatttaaaaatacaaaattttgaaattaaataaaagtaaatgggtaaataaaaataaagtaataatgagctaaataaaaaaagtagttaaaaaaataaagataatgtaaaatagaatgataatataattttgaaataaagtatTAGGTAATGACAACGTTTTTTTTTGTAGGAATGAGCATGAAGGAAAACTATGGCCACCGCCTTCATGTCATACACATCCCCAATGGTATTATAAACTTTGGAATCTTATGTTATATGCAATACACAAAATAAGGGCCCACCCTTTATTTCACAGGCATGCCTATGTGTCGAAGATGCCATGTGCAGTAGCCAAATTAGGGGCAGACCTTTCATATGACATGCATGCAAGTGGGTGAAAACCTAATCGTAGTTATTATTTGTGCACTATCAAAAAGAGAAGCATGCCCTTGTGCAGGTGGCATGCCTTCATAGTGACTTTATCTTACTTGTTGATTGGACAGTGTGGTCATGGGAGGCAGACCCAACACATGAAGGGTTGGCCCTACACATtcacattaaaataaaatgtatggaTAATTGATTCATATGTGTTAAAGCCTAAAATATAGAGTCAATACATACTAAGATTGGAAAATAGGCAAAATGTCATTCAGACATTCAAAATAACTTAAACCAACCTCATAACTAGCATCACATTTACACATAAATATTGCATAGAGTGTTGACAATTGGTGCAAGAGAGTATAAAGTTTACTGATGATTAATGAAAGCATGCATATTGATAAGCATTGGAAAGCGTTAAAGTAAAAGGAGTTAAGAAGTTGTTTGAGAACGAGATTTTATAAACTTATTACAAAATCCATGAAAATGTTGTGCGCACACATACGCATTCGGTTGTAAGACGGATAGAAAGTAAGGTTATTCCTCTCCATCAGTCGGTGCATCTTCGTCTTCTTCATCTccaccatcatcatcaccatcttcCTCGTCATCTGTCTGTGATGGCGTAGGAGGTAGAGCATCAGGGTGCAATGCTTTCCATGCTGCAATGGAACGATCGCATTGTTGACGCACAATCTTCAATTGATTGTTCATTGATTTGCACATTGCGTAAATATCCCCAAGCTGAGAACTTTTAGTTGACCTACGCGACGAAGAGGATGATGTTTGTTTGTCTATCGACATTTTCATGCGCATAGGTTGCATGCGCGGGATTGACTCATAAGGCAGTGTCTTGAAATCCAACCCTGCCTTTTGTAAAAGCAAGCAAACAGTTGAACCATATGGTAATGCACGTGTGCTCACATTACTACGCCGTGCCTCTATCATGTTATGGCAAATAAGTGCGGGCAAATTAATTTTACTGCGACGTGCCATGTGAAACAGAATATGCAGAACATATAGTGTAAGCTCATTAAGATGACCCTTCTTATTCAAGACAGTATGAAACAATATCAGACTTAGAATCCTGTATTTTGGAAGTAGAGATCTACGTTCAACGCTTGTACCCAACTGAAAAGAATGGCCGCATAATTCCTTTGTTATTGTGTCTGACATTGCCTTGATATCAATCTCTGGAATACAAAAGTTAATAGCTTTCTTGGGTGTTTCCAGAGAGAAGGTGCGTCCAATAAGGGATGGGGAAACCCGCACAGCAACTCCCTTGAATGAAGTGTGAAATGAATATTTCTCCTCATCAACATTTCTGATATTGCTGTAGAATGCTCGCACAGGAGTTGGATAACATTCTTGCGTTAGCTGTATAAATGGTCTCAATTTGTAAAAATCTAGTAACTCAGCAACGCCATGTTCTTCAAACCCAGCAATTAGTATGACACGCTCAACGGCAATTGGTCGTTTTGCTATGAGCTTATCACATTCGTGCTCATCAGGTGGGTGGCGAGGCATGAAAGGGTCATGTTGGACTTCCTCAGGTACAGTTGACGTTGAGCCATGTCTAACCTTCTTTTTAGGCGGCATGATGTTTGGTCCTTGTAATGGCACtacatattgttaaaaattCAGTGATGGAAGTTAGAGATGAAAAGTTTCAATTCATTGCATCCAAGCCAACCACAAATAGCTTAAAAAGGTTGCCACAACCAAGAGAAAATATGTGcagaaaacaatgaaaaacaaaccttattgttgttgttattgtagCAAATTGTTGACGATTATGCCAGTGAAAATCTTACAGTGAAATGGTAGAGTAGCTAAAATGGAGGAATGGGTGGGTGGAAGAGGGAGGTTGTGATGTGCAACGTGTATAGTAGAAAATGAGGTGTAAATGGGAATGAATATGAGTTGTTGAGGATGTGATGTCAACCAAACTGAGTAAATGGTTGAAGTTGGAATGGAGGTCTGCCTGTGCACGAGATGTGGCTAGTACATACATGCATTTAATGTTCCATAATGAGTGCATAGTTACAAGTCACTAAAAAAGGATAGGATGAAACAACGTGAATGAAGTCTTCTACAAGCCTACAATTGGAGACTATCATTATGTGGAGTGAATGTGAAGTTATTATGTGGTAGGTGCATCATAAATATTGGTAATATGAAGTCTTCTACAAGCCTACAATTGAAGACTACCATTATGTGGAGTGAATGTGAAGTTATTATGTGGTAGGTGCATCATAAATATTGGTAATATGTTGACCTCTAGTTATTAAATGTCCACTGTGgtacaatcaaatcaaatacaaCAAAAGGATGTACCAAGTTTTTGTTCTCGTTGACATAAAATGgccaaatatttatcaaataagtgTAATGTAGTTGATATAAGtatgaataaatataatatttattaaatttttataagaaaagtagcattaattgatttaatatatttaagagatttattttaaaattaaaaaatacgtatattaaaacatattttatgacattttaaatactttaacaaatgtatcattaaattattaaaaatgctaaaaaaaactttcacaaTTGACAAAAAATGTGCATGGACTCCAATTTTTTCCCATAAAAACAGTAGTAGaagtttatttaattcaatttggaaaaaaatgacccatatcattaaaaataattatttttaaaaatcatccgtaaatataaaattctatgACTTTATTAATCTGATAGCTACACATAGAAGCTAATCACCTTgctaaacaaagatttattacCAGTATGATATTTTCCATCATGCCAAACGCTGCACGAGTATGCAATTTCGTTTTGTAAATgcttatatcatccacaatcatTTAAACCTCCATAAATGATCAATAACTATTTGTATTTCATGGCATTGGCAGAATTGAACCTTTTGGGAATACAAGAAATAATGTTGATGGGACAAAATTAGAACTTCTAACAAAGTACATAAATTGGAAAGGTAAGACAAATTGAGAAACCAAGAAAGAACCACTAGATTTAGCACACATTTAGGGTTCCATTATGAACTTTCATCATGAAACATTTCCTTGAATCAATAGCTAACTATTGTCCCCAATGCAAACCAATTGGCATCTTTTGCAATAGAAATACTTGTGGTTGATGAGCCCAATCACAGAACTTCATGAGCTTTCCCATAATACGTGTTTATAAACAGTGCCTGAAAGGCAGTCCAAACAACAATAATTACTATTTAAAGATTAATGAGTCATACTTATTTCctgaaaaaaaatgtagagagGGCACAAATAAGATAATGCAATTAGCATTCATTAACAAGTGTTTGCTCTAATAGAAGAGGCCAAATTCATTGATATGCTACAACCAATCAACTATTTTTTGTACTTATTCACAGAATGGATGGCAAAACATACCCTCAATAAACCATGGCCAAGTGAAAACAAGGTGACTAAACAGAAAAAAACTCAACTTAATTAGCTAAGTAAAAGTCAAACCATTTAGAAATAGTGTCATATTGATCCATTTGGATACCAAGGAAAAAAATGGCCACATAATGACAAAGCTTTTGGGCGATCAGTTAGTTGATATTAAAAATAGCAGACATGTTATGTTAGCATGGaacagataaataaattaaacatatattccatcaagagattatttttttactatttatgTAGGGAACGACTTATAGCAATACACCATGATCTTGAATATCGCATTAAGGCCAGCTTCAAAATGCACAAGATTCATAGGCTATCAATAGTCTCAtatggagaaacaaaaatagtggTGTCGAAGATATTCTGTTCTTTCAATAGAAGAAATGTTCAAAATTGTACCTTAACATTGTAGAGTTTTTGTCAATGAAGAATAATCGGAACAAACTCTAACAAATTATATCTTATGCTCTCTCTAGCTTTTAACATGACTGTCCATATTAGATtgtgttgattggttgggctcttgaTGATTATAGAGAGGTGTTTTTGTTAATCTCTCAAGCTAATTGCCTTTATGTCTTATTTCTAAACTTCTTGTGTACATTTGTGCACATTCTTTTAATTAGGTGGTGTTAATAATATTAGCTattgcaaaagaaaaaataaattgtaccTTAACATTTGATATGCCAGGATTATCATCGGTCTGGACTGAGTAGAACTTGTTAAACTTCATGTTTTCAAATGCTGCTTTAGTCTATTAACTCATTTCTGCAAGGCCTTTTTCTAGGCTTCTCTAGCCTACAAGAAAAGGAATTGACAAGTACTcaacatatttgaaatttatgtgCAAGACCAAAACTATTGTAACGATTGGTATCTGTTATAAAATACCTGTCTATTGGCTTTTTTTGCATCTCGAACATTGTCTTTGACAAAATTATGAGCAACCAAAACAATTTAAGTTCATGGTATGGTTAATTACATGCAAGAGCAAGCAATTACATGCATATCATCAATTACAGATCACCTTAAATGCATCCTTTTGATCTGCATCAAATTCATTCTCCTCAATCAGCTTATCAGTGACCTCCTAAAGATAAGAGAAGTACAGTTAACCACAAGatgtaaataaaacataataaaaacctATAAAGCTTATGAGTAATGAAGGAACTTATTCTTTTTTAGGGTTCCTTCCACAACACTCCCCTAGGAAATATTAAAGCAGGAACAAGTCGTCTTTTGTCTTATTAAATGTCTAACCATCAAAAATCACTCTAAACTAAGTTTAGTATCAATTGATTTATAGATGCGAGACAGCTAAACCCACAATAAGATGGTAACAAGGATTCTTTCAGCTAAACAGAAAATACAGCCATTTGACCAAATTGGTTTACAGGGTTGTTGAATTATCTAATAATTAGCTCATGATTATACATAAACATAGAAAATTGGGGATAAGTTTAAGCAACCAGACCATGTCATTACAATATTATCAAATGATTTAAACAGGTTATATGGAATAACACAAACGATTTATGGAAGCATTAAGAAATTGTCAATAATATAaccttataaaataaaaatgtcatttactatagttttatatatatagggagGAGATAGCACCTAACCTGGTAGTCAAATGAACCATGCATGCATTGGAAGCAGTCTTGATAACTTATCCCTTCTATTGTACCATAAAAAAGACATGACATAGCCTCAAAATCTATTATTCACTATCGATGACCAAGTTGAAGTATAAATTTGAATGTatagttaaaaaattgaatgaaataaaacaaaagaaattaattgtGAAGGTTACCCAATACTATTCTGCATCGTTGGTTGACCAAATATTTGCTGTAACCATTTCACCAATTTCGTTTTCGCTATCAAGAACCATATGAGTTGCAAATTTCAATCTTTCAAGGCTCATGCGTTCCTACACATTAAACTTATGTTAGACCCTACATCCCGGTAACATTTAACATgtacatttgaaaataaaaccaTAACATCATATTTAACAACTTACAGAATTAATGGTTCTATTAAGACCACTTCCATCCCAATGTTGCATATAGAGAATAGCATACATCCCAGTATGACATCTGCAATAACAAGTATGATTTGTGACATGTTATTAACATAGGACCCAATTAGGATTGAAAAtgaatacatgaaaaaaaaaaaatgtaactaaCAATTTTGGATCGCCATCGATATCTGCATACTGTGgatgtaaattatttatattcacATCATTCCGTTTGAAGGAATTTCTTAATAACTGTGACATAAATCCAACTACTTTGAAAGCTTCATTAACAAAGTGAACACGTTGAATGCTATTATATGATGAAAGTAGATCCACCCTTTTAGCCTCCAAATTGATTACCATGATGACCCATTCATTAAATTGGAATAAGGGGATATAAAACTACAAAACAGACAATCATCATAACAACAATGAAggcttaaatatttgaaatataaaatcgaaattattaaaaaattgtcatcAATCTATGTAATCAATACAATAGTCAAGCATTACCTGGTTGCAACATTCAAGATTAACACAATAGCTACCTAATCTTTTCTTGAGTGTTGATTTTGAGGTAGACTTGCTCATTGAACCACATATTTCCTGTAAAAAGTTGTTGAGAGCATAGTAACAATGTATGACTAAAGCTATACATGCATCTTATATTAGGGACAAGATTTGGTGTACTCGAGGAAAAAACCTCACCCCAAAGTATGGATTAAAAAAGTGTCTGCGATAAGGATTCTCTTCTTTTGCATTCATGTATCGGCAAAACATGGAAATCACCTACATAATGCCTCTTCATTAGTTAAAATGATCAATGGAAAGATGAaggtatttttttcttatttatcataAACCTTACCGGAATATCAATGAAGCTCTCCCCTACTAAGCATTGAAATTGTTCCCGTGTCACGCCATAGCCACCATATGCACAAAGCATCTCACTATTAATCACATGAAACACAAGACgtgagtaattttttttgttttctagataAATCCATAATCATAGTCTTTTAAGAACAATACTTGCTAAACGTGTGATTTGGGACTAACCTTGGATCTTTTGACTCGTCAAATACATAGTCGGCAACATGTGTCTCTTCCTCCGTCAaccttttatattttgatacaCATAATTGTACAAAAGGTGACTTACACGCAGCTGCTCGTTGCCTATGACGACGTACTTTCATTTTTACTCTTTGTGGTCGTATTTCTTCTGAGGCTTGTGGTGCTACATCCACATTGTTGTTCATGCACGATTGCACTAACACCAACATATTGTGTGGCCCAGGGTGAAGGGGATCCTCGTTTGAAAAGAACACACCATCTTCTACGTTGGGTCTTTCTGACACCCCTTCATTTGTACATCCAACGTCATCTTCAAAAGATCTTCTTTGACCACCAGAATGAACAGGTGAATGTTGTGGATTATTTGTATAAAATGGTGCACCACTTTCATTAACATGTTCATGAAAATTTGACGGTTGGCCTTCATCTGTGCGATAATGTGAAGAGGTGAAACGAGTCCTCAACACTTTCACGTCACGGTTGTATGATGCAATAAGACTATTAAGATGACTTTGTGCATCGGTGATTTGACGTTGTGTTGCCTCCATGCGAGCACAAATAACCTAAGTCAAACATAATGAAGGAACATTAAATgacatatatttaaactaagcCTTAATATAAGTTACTATTCATAGTCATTAGGTATG contains:
- the LOC132253634 gene encoding uncharacterized protein LOC132253634 — encoded protein: MNIRCRCSGRRFLSGIHLLSEVKKDVIRELGFGGLLQLGCKEVNLDLCFWLIKNTNIAYSQLELFGGKKVSLTCHDVGMTMGIPHSGRKLIVEKGSVKASQMPSLQDIESMMVGIDDMEEFKRVFLIFACATLLAPTSRLEGSHSLWYTPREQLLGNINWGEYVLEFFIQAIHEHRRKESVWIKGCLMFLQIFYFSISNFPAMYVELTTPRIAAWNDFLVKQRIKLELEMLGGFGKVELVSTSAEQDETEKNKAPTVDDPVDPDENEDFDVICARMEATQRQITDAQSHLNSLIASYNRDVKVLRTRFTSSHYRTDEGQPSNFHEHVNESGAPFYTNNPQHSPVHSGGQRRSFEDDVGCTNEGVSERPNVEDGVFFSNEDPLHPGPHNMLVLVQSCMNNNVDVAPQASEEIRPQRVKMKVRRHRQRAAACKSPFVQLCVSKYKRLTEEETHVADYVFDESKDPSEMLCAYGGYGVTREQFQCLVGESFIDIPVISMFCRYMNAKEENPYRRHFFNPYFGEICGSMSKSTSKSTLKKRLGSYCVNLECCNQFYIPLFQFNEWVIMVINLEAKRVDLLSSYNSIQRVHFVNEAFKVVGFMSQLLRNSFKRNDVNINNLHPQYADIDGDPKLCHTGMYAILYMQHWDGSGLNRTINSERMSLERLKFATHMVLDSENEIGEMVTANIWSTNDAE